The nucleotide sequence AAAAGACGCTCACTTATATAAAAACGGTCGGGGAACACCCCGACCGTTTTCTATGGTATAAAAAAAGCGCCGGACGTTGGCCCGGCGCTATAGTAATCTAGGATATTCATTACACCGGAACGGCGTAGTAATACATTCGTGAGCTATTCGGGTACATACCAATCAACATGAGACCTTCGCCCTCTTTAACCGCAGACATGATGGTTTGCAGATCTTTAGTCGTTTTCACGTTTCGGCCGTTTGCTTTCACAATGATGAAACCTTCTTCAATGTCGGTTTCAGCCAGTTTACCCTCCATGATCTTCTTCACCCGAACGCCACCGCTTATACCCAGCTGCTTTGCGTCCTGAGCGCTGATCTCTTCGAAAGAAGCACCCAGAGTGCTAAGCGAAGTGGCCGATGCGGTTACGTCCGACTTTTTGATGACATCACGACCACCGTTACGATTGCGCAGCTCAACCTTCACATCGCGCTCGGAACCATCACGGTTAATCGTGATATTGACAATGTCACCCGGCCGACGACGACCAATGATTTCACGCATCTGTGCATCGGAATCCAAAGGCTGGCCTTCCATCTTCACAATAACGTCACCTTTCTTTAAACCGGCGGCCTGAGCGGCTCCATTATCAACTACGCTTTCGACGTAGATACCACGGCCTACTTTTGCGTTTTTCTCTTTAGCGATGGTGCTGTTCAGTTCGATAGGCAGAATACCCAGATAACCGCGCTGTACATTGCCATACTTCAGCAGATCGGCTGATACTTTCTTAACCAGCGAAACTGGAACGGCAAAGCCATAGCCGCTGTAGTAGCCCGTAGCAGAAGCAATAGCAGAGTTGATACCAACCAGCTCACCACGTAAGTTTACCAGAGCACCACCCGAATTACCGGGGTTGATAGCCGCATCCGTCTGGATAAAGGCTTCAATGGGCGTATCCGCTTTCTTGTCGTCTGGTTTCGCGTTCTGATTCAGAATGCCAATACCACGACCTTTTGCGCTGACGATACCGGCGGTAACGGTCGATTCCAGATCAAGGGGGTAGCCAACTGCCAGTACCCATTCGCCGAGTTTCAGCGCATCTGAATCGCCCAGCGTAATAGCGGGCAGATTGTTTGCTTCCACTTTAATAACGGCCAGGTCCGTCAGAGGGTCCGTACCGACTACTTTAGCTTTGAAGCTGCGCTTATCGGTCATAATCACTTCAACTTCGTCGGCATCCTGCACAACGTGGTTGTTCGTAACGATATAACCGTCTTTGCTGATAATCACACCTGAGCCAGAAGCCTGACCCCGCTGCCGACGTGGCTGACCCTGACCGCCACCAAAATCATCACCGAAGAAATCCCGGAAAATATCGGGAACCTGCTGAGAGCGTACGGTTCTGGTGATAGTCGTACGAATGTGCACAACCGTAGGCGTAACGGTTTCGGCCGCGGTTGAGAAATCACCCGGCGCCATAGTCGGGCCATTGCCGGTCAGAGCTGCCAGCCGACCTGTAATCGTCGGCGTTGGCGACGATTCATTAAAAATTACATCCCGCTTGTTGAACCCCAACAGGTTGTAAGCGGCTAGCGTGACCACACTCGATAAGAGGGCCATTAACGCTAAAATTTTCCAGTTGCTTTTCATGGTTAAATGGGAAATCTGATTGCTGTCCTTGTGTGTAAGACGAGTAGTTATCTACCTGTCAATATAACGGAAAGAGGTGGCTGATAAATCCGGGGTTCTCTATCCTTAACAAATTTTAACAGGCTTTGTTGGACCGATTTTGCCTATAAAAAAAGCCCGTGAGAGACTCCCTCACGGGCTTTTCTAAAAGCGAAATAAGCGAATTAGCCGCCAATCTCAATCTGACGGGGAGGTTTCACTTTTGCTTCTTCCCGTTTCGGAATTTCAATTTTCAGCACACCTTCAGAATATGAAGCCTGAATGTTGTCCGCATCTACAGAAGTGGGAAGCGTGAACGTCCGCTGGAATGAAGAATAGCTGAACTCACGACGGGTATATTTCTCGTTCGACTTGTCCTGCTCTTCATTCTTGGTTTCCTGATAGGCCGAAATGGTCAGGTTATTATGATTCAGGCTGAGTTTGAAATCTTCTTTTTTCAAACCCGGAGCCGCTAC is from Spirosoma taeanense and encodes:
- a CDS encoding Hsp20/alpha crystallin family protein; protein product: MNPLMRTNNNLPSLIENFFGRDMNDFFNTTTPAMHNVPAVNVVEHQDGFRIEVAAPGLKKEDFKLSLNHNNLTISAYQETKNEEQDKSNEKYTRREFSYSSFQRTFTLPTSVDADNIQASYSEGVLKIEIPKREEAKVKPPRQIEIGG
- a CDS encoding Do family serine endopeptidase, giving the protein MKSNWKILALMALLSSVVTLAAYNLLGFNKRDVIFNESSPTPTITGRLAALTGNGPTMAPGDFSTAAETVTPTVVHIRTTITRTVRSQQVPDIFRDFFGDDFGGGQGQPRRQRGQASGSGVIISKDGYIVTNNHVVQDADEVEVIMTDKRSFKAKVVGTDPLTDLAVIKVEANNLPAITLGDSDALKLGEWVLAVGYPLDLESTVTAGIVSAKGRGIGILNQNAKPDDKKADTPIEAFIQTDAAINPGNSGGALVNLRGELVGINSAIASATGYYSGYGFAVPVSLVKKVSADLLKYGNVQRGYLGILPIELNSTIAKEKNAKVGRGIYVESVVDNGAAQAAGLKKGDVIVKMEGQPLDSDAQMREIIGRRRPGDIVNITINRDGSERDVKVELRNRNGGRDVIKKSDVTASATSLSTLGASFEEISAQDAKQLGISGGVRVKKIMEGKLAETDIEEGFIIVKANGRNVKTTKDLQTIMSAVKEGEGLMLIGMYPNSSRMYYYAVPV